Below is a window of bacterium DNA.
TGCGTGTGCTGGACGCCGGATGCGGCAACGGACGTTTTGCCAGGTTCCTCGGCGAGAGGATCTCAGGCGATATCGAATACCTCGGGCTCGATGCGAGCGAACCGCTGCTCGAAGAGGCACGCCGACGGAACCCGGAGCGCGTCCGGGCCAGATTCGAGCGAATCGACTTGCTCGAGCCCGAAAGTGCTCTGGGAAAGATCCAGGGGCCGTTCGAGTTTGTGGCGGTATTCGCCCTGCTCCACCACATTCCCGGAACCGAGGCGCGGCTCGAATTGATCCGGGAGCTGGCTCGCCGGGTGGCGCCAGGTGGATACCTCGCACTCAGCTTCTGGAACTTCGACAACGCGCGCTTTGTGGCCAGACAGATCAGCTGGGACGAACACAATGCCCACGCGCCCGAGCCGATCGAGCCCGGGCAACTGGAAGCCGGAGACAGGCTATTGCGCTGGGGAGTCGGCGCCGATGCCGGTGTTCGGTATTGCCACTTCGCGGATGAAGCCGAGCGGGAGCGCCTGACCCGATCAACCGGCCTCGAACCGGCGGAAACCTACCTGGCCGACGGATCGCTCAACGACTACCGCGTACTGTTCTGCAAAAAGGGCTAGCCCCGAAGACTCGCGTCGTTTGACTGGTCGGCCAAGGCCAGCGCGCGGTGCGCCAGACGCTCTGCCGCCTGGCCCGCAAAACTGAAGCCTTCTCCAACGGTCTTGCCCTTCAGAAAACGCGCGTGGATGCCTTCGCTGATCACCGCGAGCTTGTAGGTGGCCAGCACGCGGTAGAAGTCCAGCTTCGAAATATCGCGGCCGCTGCGCCGGGCGTATTCCTGGGCGAGTTCATCGCGTGTCATGAATCCGGGCTTGGCCACGATCGCAGAGATCGGATCGGAGCGCAGGACTTCTTCGGGGTCATCGGCTTCGAGCCAGTAGATCAGCAGATAGCCCAGGTCGGACAGTGGATCCCCGAGTGTCGACATCTCCCAGTCGAAAATCGCCACGATTCTGCCCGGATCCGTCGGGTCGAGTGCCATGTTTCCGAGCCGATAGTCGCCGTGCACGATCGTATTCTCGGAATTCTGGGGAAGCGCTCCGTTCAGGCGGCGGATCAACTCGTCGATCTCCGTCAACTCCCGTGTCTTCGAGCGTTCCCATTGCTGCGACCAGCGCCGAACCTGCCGTTCCAGGTAGCCATCGGGGCGGCCAAAATCCGCGAGTCCGACCGCCCGATAATCGACCCCGTGCAATTCCACGAGCGCATCGATGATGCCGCTGCAGAGGCTCAGGCGTTCTTCGGGCGACTCTGCATACCCTTCTGGAATCGAATCCTGGAGCACGTGGCCTTCGCGAAAATCCATGACGTAGAACGGCGCCCCATTGACCTCGGAATCCTCACACAGGGCGAATGGACGAGGTGCCGGAACGCGGGTCTTCGCCAACCCGGAAAGCACGCGGTATTCGCGAGCCATGTCGTGCGCGGTCGGCAGTACGTGGCCCAGGGGTGGACGGCGCAGTACGTAGCGTTGGCCATCGGCACCGAACACAGCGTAGGTCAGATTGGAACGACCTCCGCTGATCATTTCGAAGCGCAGCGGCAGGCCGGCTCCCGGTACGTGCTTGGCGAAAAACGCCGATACCTTCTCGAGATCCACACCGGGGACGTCGGGTTCGGCCACGACTCAGTTCAGCCCCAGGTCAAAGCCGAGT
It encodes the following:
- a CDS encoding class I SAM-dependent methyltransferase; this encodes MDRMTRKKLNAINRDFYHEHATSFSGTRAAPWAGWKRLEPHLVEARGPNHSLRVLDAGCGNGRFARFLGERISGDIEYLGLDASEPLLEEARRRNPERVRARFERIDLLEPESALGKIQGPFEFVAVFALLHHIPGTEARLELIRELARRVAPGGYLALSFWNFDNARFVARQISWDEHNAHAPEPIEPGQLEAGDRLLRWGVGADAGVRYCHFADEAERERLTRSTGLEPAETYLADGSLNDYRVLFCKKG
- a CDS encoding phosphotransferase family protein, which codes for MAEPDVPGVDLEKVSAFFAKHVPGAGLPLRFEMISGGRSNLTYAVFGADGQRYVLRRPPLGHVLPTAHDMAREYRVLSGLAKTRVPAPRPFALCEDSEVNGAPFYVMDFREGHVLQDSIPEGYAESPEERLSLCSGIIDALVELHGVDYRAVGLADFGRPDGYLERQVRRWSQQWERSKTRELTEIDELIRRLNGALPQNSENTIVHGDYRLGNMALDPTDPGRIVAIFDWEMSTLGDPLSDLGYLLIYWLEADDPEEVLRSDPISAIVAKPGFMTRDELAQEYARRSGRDISKLDFYRVLATYKLAVISEGIHARFLKGKTVGEGFSFAGQAAERLAHRALALADQSNDASLRG